A stretch of the Papaver somniferum cultivar HN1 chromosome 6, ASM357369v1, whole genome shotgun sequence genome encodes the following:
- the LOC113288008 gene encoding plant UBX domain-containing protein 4-like, whose protein sequence is MEKEGLVATFCEITSGSKEEALFFLESHNWNLDSAVSTFLEEDSNHNPIPNLNNPNFQSSSPSSSPSQLPLQQQPPQIPAFQSSIPMASRPDKKPVTKPSGNRRGGIRTLSDLNRPSGPDSDSDSDGPQEYYTGGEKSGMLVQDPTRGGGRGGNDVDSIFDQARQLGAMEGSTEHLQPTSSSSRSFTGTGRLLSGEPLTPASNPTPQPQEATNHDIVFYNNGFTVDDGPFRRLDDPENAPFLESIKKSECPKELEPADRRSSVHVNLIRREGNGPEEKVQKVAFQGVGRTLGSSSNTVASEQTAAPITLNTAPVAPIGLVVDDTLPSTSIQLRLADGTRMVARFNYRHTVGDIRAFIDASRPGGARTYQLQSMGFPPKPLLDVKQTIEEAGLANSVLIQKP, encoded by the exons atggagaaagaagGTCTAGTAGCTACGTTCTGTGAAATCACATCTGGTTCTAAAGAAGAAGCCCTATTTTTCTTAGAATCCCATAATTGGAATCTTGATTCTGCTGTTTCTACTTTTTTAGAGGAAGACAGTAACCACAATCCAATCCCAAACCTtaataaccctaattttcaatcttcatctccatcgTCATCACCATCTCAACTACCATTACAACAACAACCGCCTCAAATACCCGCGTTTCAATCGTCGATTCCAATGGCTTCTCGACCCGATAAGAAACCCGTAACAAAGCCTTCTGGTAATAGACGTGGTGGAATTCGTACTCTTTCTGATTTGAATCGCCCTTCTGGTCCTGATTCCGATAGTGATTCGGATGGACCTCAAGAATATTACACTGGTGGCGAGAAGAG TGGAATGCTTGTTCAAGATCCTACTAGAGGAGGAGGGAGAGGTGGTAATGATGTTGACTCGATATTCGACCAAGCTAGGCAATTGGGAGCCATGGAAGGATCTACTGAACACCTTCAGCCAACTTCTTCTAGCTCAAGGAGTTTTACAGGGACAGGTCGACTACTGTCTGGGGAACCATTAACACCAGCATCCAATCCTACTCCACAGCCACAAGAAGCTACCAATCATGATATCGTTTTCTATAATAATGGGTTCACAGTGGATGATGGTCCTTTTAGGAGGTTAGATGACCCTGAAAATGCACCTTTTTTGGAG AGCATCAAGAAATCTGAGTGCCCAAAAGAACTCGAACCAGCAGATAGGAGGTCCTCAGTTCATGTTAATCTCATAAGGAGAGAAGGAAATGGCCCT GAAGAGAAAGTGCAGAAAGTTGCATTTCAAGGGGTGGGAAGAACCTTAGGTAGCAGCAGCAATACTGTTGCCTCTGAGCAAACTGCAGCTCCCATTACCCTCAACACTGCCCCAGTCGCTCCAATAGGCCTAGTTGTAGATGATACGTTGCCATCAACCTCTATTCAACTGAGGCTAGCCGATGGAACACGAATGGTTGCACGCTTCAATTATCGTCACACTGTCGGTGATATTCGTGCATTTATTGATGCGTCCAGGCCAGGGGGAGCAAGAACTTATCAGCTGCAGTCAATGGGGTTCCCTCCTAAGCCACTTTTGGATGTGAAGCAAACAATAGAAGAGGCAGGCCTTGCCAACTCAGTTCTGATTCAAAAACCTTAG
- the LOC113290944 gene encoding uncharacterized protein LOC113290944, which produces INSVVVVGLYYGFLTTFSIGPSYLFLLRDRVMEEGTEKEVSATTGFITGQLMMFISIYYAPLHLALGRPHTIIVLVLPYLLFHFFWNNHKNFFHYGSTTRNSMHNLSIQCFCWLVNWSHFIHEMAIRSNKYLVSELRNSMARIFSRMPSPIVTKKLKEETAETEERGETKGTKQEEGSIEEDPSPSLYLKKGEINKKSYNAEIKKEEVEEKKNSCNFD; this is translated from the exons ATAAATTCGGTCGTTGTGGTCGGACTCTATTATGGATTTCTGACCACATTCTCCATAGGGCCCTCTTATCTCTTCCTTCTCCGAGATCGGGTTATGGAAGAAGGAACCGAGAAGGAGGTATCAGCAACAACGGGTTTTATTACGGGACAACTCATGATGTTCATATCGATCTATTATGCGCCTCTCCATCTAGCATTGGGTAGACCTCATACAATAATTGTCCTAGTTCTACCGTATCTTTTGTTTCATTTCTTCTGGAACAACCACAAAAACTTTTTTCATTATGGATCTACTACCAGAAACTCAATGCATAATCTCAGCATTCAATGT TTTTGTTGGTTGGTTAATTGGTCACATTTTATTCATGAAATGG CTATTAGATCGAATAAGTACCTTGTGTCAGAATTGAGAAATTCTATGGCTCGAATCTTTA GCAGAATGCCGTCGCCTATTGTTACTAAGAAACTAAAAGAAGAAACTGCCGAAACGGAAGAAAGGGGGGAAA CGAAGGGGACTAAACAGGAAGAAGGATCCATCGAAGAAGACCCTTCCCCTTCCCTTT ACTTAAAAAAAGGAGAGATTAATAAAAAAAGTTACAATGCTgaaataaagaaagaagaagttgaagaaaaaaaaaattcatgtaatttcgACTAA
- the LOC113288006 gene encoding ATP-dependent zinc metalloprotease FtsH-like isoform X1: protein MATLTRICKTGRSWRTINSIRTRICSPPLANRGVCYGNYESLACISTTASEKTRTESVSEFPEFFSVLPVFLAGGFGMGMLNISHADANEADVQAPSAESPSTETPPSDFESLEKIVRHERLRLEDLLKSKGMLRGSYPPFSVAVKGQKVTVKFQIPPTCEASHLIVDIVSHLGLTAEKHGGGSDMVLRAWDSPAAWQMTLNSPRKKEVQTDKELLGDKDDNEGDLCVFIFQSLISSENAEIEFIKKGSFNTEELDALVSALKLAGSRVKASERKPRGYPDSRGNRVDSAAEKSVAALEAMGVRVFGLKEFPAISSTGDIAWENIAGYDQQKREIEDTILLVLHSPEVYDDIARGTRCKFESNRPRAVLFEGPPGTGKTSCARVIANQAGVPLLYVPLEVVMSKYYGESERLLGSVFSLANELPDGAIIFLDEVDSFAIARDDGMHEATRRILSVLLRQIDGFEQETRVVVIAATNRKEDLDPALISRFDSIITFDLPDQGTREEISAQYARHLKKPELIEFAAATEGMSGRDIRDVCQQAERHWASKIIRGKASSTAEQENVNLPPLQEYLDSALIRRKALLSISEKRRQKSEVPTNSFRKSPMDFL from the exons ATGGCAACTCTAACGAGAATTTGCAAGACAGGTCGATCATGGCGAACTATCAACTCCATCAGAACCCGAATTTGTTCTCCACCTCTTGCAAATCGAGGCGTATGCTACG GGAATTACGAAAGTTTAGCGTGTATCAGTACCACGGCATCAGAGAAAACGAGAACTGAATCAGTATCAGAATTTCCGGAGTTTTTTTCAGTGTTGCCTGTTTTCCTTGCTGGTGGGTTTGGCATGGGAATGCTAAATATATCTCATGCTGATGCAAATGAG GCAGATGTTCAAGCTCCGTCAGCAGAATCTCCTTCTACAGAAACTCCTCCATCCGACTTTGAAAGTCTCGAGAAAATCGTTAGGCACGAACGACTTCGTTTAGAGGACTTACTCAAAAGTAAAGGAATGCTCCGCGGTTCTTATCCTCCATTCAGTGTTGCTGTTAAGGGTCAGAAG GTCACGGTCAAGTTTCAAATTCCTCCTACATGTGAAGCATCACATCTCATTGTGGACATAGTGTCACATCTCGGATTGACAGCTGAAAAGCATGGCGGTGGCTCAGATATGGTATTGCGTGCTTGGGACAG TCCAGCTGCATGGCAGATGACACTCAACAGCCCaagaaagaaggaagttcaaacgGATAAAGAGCTTTTGGGAGACAAAGATGACAATGAGGGAGATTTGTGCGTCTTTATATTTCAGTCACTCATCAGCTCTGAAAATGCA gAAATTGAGTTCATAAAGAAGGGAAGTTTTAACACGGAGGAGCTTGATGCTTTGGTGTCTGCATTGAAATTAGCTGGTTCAAGGGTAAAAGCCTCAGAAAGAAAACCAAGGGGATATCCAGACAGCCGCGGCAACAGAGTAGATTCAGCTGCTGAAAAATCAGTTGCTGCTTTGGAGGCCATGGGTGTTAGAGTTTTTGGTCTTAAAGAATTTCCTGCAATCTCTTCAACTGGTGACATAGCATGGGAGAATATTGCGGGATATGATCAGCAGAAACG TGAAATTGAGGATACAATATTATTGGTCCTGCATAGTCCTGAAGTATACGATGACATTGCTCGTGGCACCAGGTGTAAGTTTGAGTCTAATAGACCTCGAGCAGTGCTTTTTGAAGGGCCACCAG GAACAGGGAAGACATCTTGTGCTCGAGTAATTGCTAATCAAGCT GGTGTTCCCTTGTTATATGTGCCACTTGAAGTTGTGATGTCAAAGTACTACGGGGAAAGTGAAAGATTGTTGGGGTCAGTGTTCTCACTTGCAAACGAGCTTCCTGACGGGGCAATCATTTTTCTAGATGAG GTGGATTCTTTTGCTATTGCTCGTGATGATGGAATGCATGAAGCCACACGTAGGATTTTGTCAGTGTTATTACGACAG ATTGATGGATTCGAGCAGGAGACAAGAGTGGTGGTGATTGCTGCAACCAATAGAAAGGAGGACCTTGATCCTGCTCTTATCAG TCGGTTTGACTCGATAATTACGTTTGACCTTCCCGATCAAGGGACCCGTGAGGAAATAAGCGCCCAATATGCGAGGCACTTGAAAAAACCTGAATTGATTGAATTCGCTGCAGCGACTGAAGG GATGTCTGGAAGGGATATTCGAGATGTTTGTCAACAAGCAGAGCGACACTGGGCATCAAAG ATTATTCGAGGTAAAGCATCTAGTACTGCAGAACAAGAGAATGTTAATCTTCCCCCACTTCAAGAGTACCTAGATAGTGCTTTGATTCGCCGAAAGGCTCTACTTAGCATTTCTGAGAAGAGAAGACAGAAAAGTGAAGTTCCTACTAATTCTTTTAGAAAGAGTCCCATGGACTTCCTCTAA
- the LOC113288006 gene encoding ATPase family AAA domain-containing protein 1-B-like isoform X2, with the protein MLMQMSFLQADVQAPSAESPSTETPPSDFESLEKIVRHERLRLEDLLKSKGMLRGSYPPFSVAVKGQKVTVKFQIPPTCEASHLIVDIVSHLGLTAEKHGGGSDMVLRAWDSPAAWQMTLNSPRKKEVQTDKELLGDKDDNEGDLCVFIFQSLISSENAEIEFIKKGSFNTEELDALVSALKLAGSRVKASERKPRGYPDSRGNRVDSAAEKSVAALEAMGVRVFGLKEFPAISSTGDIAWENIAGYDQQKREIEDTILLVLHSPEVYDDIARGTRCKFESNRPRAVLFEGPPGTGKTSCARVIANQAGVPLLYVPLEVVMSKYYGESERLLGSVFSLANELPDGAIIFLDEVDSFAIARDDGMHEATRRILSVLLRQIDGFEQETRVVVIAATNRKEDLDPALISRFDSIITFDLPDQGTREEISAQYARHLKKPELIEFAAATEGMSGRDIRDVCQQAERHWASKIIRGKASSTAEQENVNLPPLQEYLDSALIRRKALLSISEKRRQKSEVPTNSFRKSPMDFL; encoded by the exons ATGCTGATGCAAATGAG CTTTCTGCAGGCAGATGTTCAAGCTCCGTCAGCAGAATCTCCTTCTACAGAAACTCCTCCATCCGACTTTGAAAGTCTCGAGAAAATCGTTAGGCACGAACGACTTCGTTTAGAGGACTTACTCAAAAGTAAAGGAATGCTCCGCGGTTCTTATCCTCCATTCAGTGTTGCTGTTAAGGGTCAGAAG GTCACGGTCAAGTTTCAAATTCCTCCTACATGTGAAGCATCACATCTCATTGTGGACATAGTGTCACATCTCGGATTGACAGCTGAAAAGCATGGCGGTGGCTCAGATATGGTATTGCGTGCTTGGGACAG TCCAGCTGCATGGCAGATGACACTCAACAGCCCaagaaagaaggaagttcaaacgGATAAAGAGCTTTTGGGAGACAAAGATGACAATGAGGGAGATTTGTGCGTCTTTATATTTCAGTCACTCATCAGCTCTGAAAATGCA gAAATTGAGTTCATAAAGAAGGGAAGTTTTAACACGGAGGAGCTTGATGCTTTGGTGTCTGCATTGAAATTAGCTGGTTCAAGGGTAAAAGCCTCAGAAAGAAAACCAAGGGGATATCCAGACAGCCGCGGCAACAGAGTAGATTCAGCTGCTGAAAAATCAGTTGCTGCTTTGGAGGCCATGGGTGTTAGAGTTTTTGGTCTTAAAGAATTTCCTGCAATCTCTTCAACTGGTGACATAGCATGGGAGAATATTGCGGGATATGATCAGCAGAAACG TGAAATTGAGGATACAATATTATTGGTCCTGCATAGTCCTGAAGTATACGATGACATTGCTCGTGGCACCAGGTGTAAGTTTGAGTCTAATAGACCTCGAGCAGTGCTTTTTGAAGGGCCACCAG GAACAGGGAAGACATCTTGTGCTCGAGTAATTGCTAATCAAGCT GGTGTTCCCTTGTTATATGTGCCACTTGAAGTTGTGATGTCAAAGTACTACGGGGAAAGTGAAAGATTGTTGGGGTCAGTGTTCTCACTTGCAAACGAGCTTCCTGACGGGGCAATCATTTTTCTAGATGAG GTGGATTCTTTTGCTATTGCTCGTGATGATGGAATGCATGAAGCCACACGTAGGATTTTGTCAGTGTTATTACGACAG ATTGATGGATTCGAGCAGGAGACAAGAGTGGTGGTGATTGCTGCAACCAATAGAAAGGAGGACCTTGATCCTGCTCTTATCAG TCGGTTTGACTCGATAATTACGTTTGACCTTCCCGATCAAGGGACCCGTGAGGAAATAAGCGCCCAATATGCGAGGCACTTGAAAAAACCTGAATTGATTGAATTCGCTGCAGCGACTGAAGG GATGTCTGGAAGGGATATTCGAGATGTTTGTCAACAAGCAGAGCGACACTGGGCATCAAAG ATTATTCGAGGTAAAGCATCTAGTACTGCAGAACAAGAGAATGTTAATCTTCCCCCACTTCAAGAGTACCTAGATAGTGCTTTGATTCGCCGAAAGGCTCTACTTAGCATTTCTGAGAAGAGAAGACAGAAAAGTGAAGTTCCTACTAATTCTTTTAGAAAGAGTCCCATGGACTTCCTCTAA